A region from the Phycisphaerales bacterium genome encodes:
- a CDS encoding DUF4872 domain-containing protein: MTTQHDFKSAVRDRMKKTGERYTAARAVLLQSSAGRATKPTIAGLIPEYTSFGGICRDTGAMRNVLAACGLIDANTKKPLSEAMVAGLCGGVGFLYAVFEYKGFPPILSIMGRYDTMPDVFIAGGFGRLGVKTSVSETTSAATARKALDAAITAKKPALCVVDAVVLADKGTLPASAMEGMAPTIVGVAGATGDDVLIDDGGVESRRMSMERFARARAAYKKGKNRLITIDEPAQAIDLRGPIARALADTAHRYRNAPYKGFASNMGLAGFEKWRGLLTDPKDKKSWPNVFPEGALAYLALRRTYDGIEHEFTAPAAGRPIFADFLDEASATLGDSHHGVSLKSLAKAYRKSGEQWGAITTAIATCGDKAVEQGCELGDSAREIFDEADCPRRGELVGIAEQRTTLAKQCTLKKDEALAIYERIARHVAEIESIEREASEKLAMAFPHAEGSASPARVSGKITAAKTLKAKSSKAATRKAKA, translated from the coding sequence GTGACCACACAGCACGATTTCAAATCAGCCGTCCGCGACCGGATGAAGAAGACCGGCGAGCGATACACCGCCGCCCGGGCTGTTCTCTTGCAGTCTTCCGCCGGCAGGGCCACCAAGCCAACCATCGCCGGATTGATTCCGGAGTACACGTCCTTCGGCGGGATCTGCCGCGACACCGGGGCGATGCGCAACGTCCTCGCGGCGTGCGGCCTCATCGATGCGAACACGAAGAAGCCGCTGAGCGAGGCGATGGTCGCCGGGCTGTGCGGCGGCGTGGGATTCCTCTATGCCGTCTTCGAGTACAAGGGCTTCCCGCCGATCCTCTCGATCATGGGTCGATATGACACCATGCCCGACGTCTTCATCGCGGGAGGGTTCGGGCGGTTGGGCGTGAAGACCAGCGTGAGCGAGACGACGAGCGCGGCGACGGCCCGGAAGGCACTCGATGCGGCGATCACGGCGAAGAAACCGGCGCTTTGTGTCGTGGATGCCGTCGTGTTGGCGGACAAGGGCACGCTCCCCGCGAGTGCGATGGAGGGGATGGCCCCGACGATCGTGGGCGTGGCAGGGGCGACGGGCGATGACGTTTTGATCGACGACGGCGGCGTGGAGTCGAGGCGGATGTCGATGGAGCGATTTGCGCGGGCGCGGGCAGCATACAAGAAAGGGAAGAACCGGCTCATCACGATCGATGAGCCGGCTCAGGCTATCGATCTTCGCGGCCCGATCGCTCGCGCGCTCGCCGACACGGCTCATCGCTACCGAAACGCGCCGTACAAGGGCTTCGCGAGCAACATGGGGCTCGCCGGGTTTGAAAAATGGCGAGGATTGCTCACCGATCCCAAGGACAAAAAGTCCTGGCCCAACGTCTTCCCCGAGGGCGCGCTCGCGTATCTCGCTCTCCGGCGGACCTACGACGGCATCGAGCACGAGTTCACAGCACCCGCGGCGGGGCGACCGATCTTCGCCGATTTCCTCGACGAGGCCTCGGCCACGCTGGGTGATTCGCACCATGGCGTGTCGCTGAAATCGCTCGCCAAGGCGTATCGAAAGTCGGGCGAGCAGTGGGGGGCGATCACGACGGCGATCGCCACGTGTGGCGACAAGGCCGTGGAGCAGGGGTGCGAGTTGGGCGACTCGGCACGCGAGATCTTCGACGAGGCTGATTGCCCCAGGCGCGGCGAGTTGGTGGGGATCGCCGAGCAGCGGACCACGCTCGCGAAGCAGTGCACACTGAAGAAGGATGAGGCTCTGGCGATCTATGAGCGGATCGCCAGGCACGTCGCGGAGATCGAGTCGATCGAGCGCGAGGCGTCGGAGAAGTTAGCGATGGCCTTCCCGCACGCGGAGGGATCGGCGTCACCGGCTCGCGTGTCGGGCAAGATCACGGCGGCGAAAACTCTGAAAGCCAAGTCTTCCAAGGCCGCAACTCGCAAGGCCAAGGCGTAG
- a CDS encoding DnaJ domain-containing protein, whose protein sequence is MAWPFSSTNTGGPKYPRDSERFHTSGLSCRLGTILDMSRGGARVEVQSSKPAVTKGQMIDVSVASATQRISLRGKVQWVKRMGWKSHQVGIKWVDLKPSLLDAVEEFAKNGFVSEETKKAKPKPAEQAQAAPEPPPPQITMDVEDLYEFLGIAPEATPEQVAGAYRKLARQWHPDQNKEEGAAEKFAQISKAYQVLKDAELRARYDAMLGRLPNRQAS, encoded by the coding sequence ATGGCGTGGCCTTTCTCCAGCACCAACACCGGCGGGCCCAAGTACCCGCGTGACTCCGAGCGGTTCCACACCTCGGGGCTGTCGTGTCGACTGGGCACGATCCTCGACATGTCGCGTGGTGGCGCGCGCGTCGAGGTGCAGTCCTCCAAGCCCGCCGTCACCAAGGGCCAGATGATCGACGTCTCCGTCGCCTCGGCCACCCAGCGCATCAGCCTCCGTGGCAAGGTGCAGTGGGTGAAGCGCATGGGGTGGAAGTCGCACCAGGTCGGGATCAAGTGGGTGGACCTCAAGCCCTCGCTGCTCGATGCCGTCGAAGAGTTCGCGAAGAACGGCTTTGTCTCCGAGGAGACAAAGAAGGCCAAGCCCAAGCCCGCCGAGCAGGCCCAGGCCGCGCCCGAGCCGCCGCCGCCACAGATCACGATGGATGTTGAGGACCTGTACGAGTTCCTGGGGATTGCGCCCGAGGCGACTCCGGAGCAGGTGGCCGGCGCCTATCGCAAACTCGCTCGACAGTGGCACCCCGACCAGAACAAGGAAGAGGGTGCGGCGGAAAAGTTCGCCCAGATCAGCAAAGCGTACCAGGTTCTGAAAGACGCGGAGTTGCGCGCGCGATACGACGCGATGCTGGGTCGTCTGCCGAATCGGCAGGCCTCCTAA
- a CDS encoding DUF393 domain-containing protein gives MPSAAPQPRMTLYIDGACGMCSREANLMVRLDQGRGYIAFDDINRPDFDPASLGRSAHDVHTRIHAKLDDGRVIEGLEVFRRAYALIGRGWLLAPTGWPILRPIFDALYRLFARHRRRISRLFFASACPMPPPPSAMYRGRDSA, from the coding sequence ATGCCATCCGCTGCCCCCCAACCTCGAATGACGCTGTACATCGACGGCGCGTGCGGCATGTGCTCGCGTGAGGCCAACCTCATGGTGCGGCTCGATCAAGGCCGAGGGTACATCGCCTTCGACGACATCAACCGCCCAGACTTTGATCCCGCCTCTCTCGGGCGCTCGGCCCACGATGTCCACACTCGAATCCACGCCAAACTCGACGATGGCCGGGTGATCGAAGGTCTTGAGGTCTTTCGGCGCGCGTACGCGCTCATTGGTCGCGGCTGGCTCTTGGCGCCCACCGGTTGGCCGATCCTCCGCCCGATCTTCGATGCGCTCTATCGCCTCTTCGCCCGCCATCGCAGGCGGATCTCGCGGCTCTTCTTCGCGAGCGCCTGCCCCATGCCGCCACCACCTTCGGCGATGTATAGAGGACGTGACTCGGCCTGA
- a CDS encoding family 10 glycosylhydrolase: MTRLSKEAAAALVVVIVCVLALGVGVWRAMSKATIPSPDLPPLARTTEAVARPVPEIPRSLFEFRGLWVATVDNIDWPSRKGLPAREQRQEMMRIIGVAESLNLNAIVLQVRPSCDAIYPSALEPWSEYLSGTQGVPRDDRSDPLAEWIAACHARGIELHAWFNPFRARHFKATSPNAASHVSNVHPRLVKTYGTRPDNTYQWLDPGDPAARLHTLDVVLDVVNRYDIDAVHMDDYFYPYPIDKLEFPDEASYATYRKSGGTLARDEWRRNNINTFVQTLAERVHAAKPGVRVGISPFGIWKPGHPKGVEGMDQTARIFADPKLWLNEGWVDYLAPQLYWTLDAPKQPYAPLLSWWIGENSKGRHVFVGNNASRVAPVGTSGSWRTDEILNQVAETRRQNAAGNILYSAIALVEDRDSLATKLRAGHYAKPALAPQATWLARPPVEPRLTVKLTGASPLISWAPGDTTPVRRWVVLVERNGQWELSIKPPTVSFASDYDLFPLVAGASGTRPAPATPPTRLAVIQVGPAGVLGSPAVVDVPPRSNGRSQVSPASAP; this comes from the coding sequence ATGACTCGTCTCTCCAAGGAAGCGGCGGCCGCGCTGGTGGTCGTGATCGTGTGCGTGCTGGCCCTAGGCGTGGGGGTGTGGCGTGCGATGTCGAAAGCGACGATTCCATCGCCCGATCTGCCGCCGCTCGCGCGGACGACCGAGGCCGTCGCCCGGCCGGTCCCCGAGATTCCCAGGTCCCTCTTCGAGTTCCGCGGCCTGTGGGTCGCGACCGTGGACAACATCGACTGGCCCAGCAGGAAGGGCCTCCCCGCGCGCGAGCAGCGACAGGAGATGATGCGGATCATCGGTGTCGCGGAATCGCTCAACCTCAACGCGATCGTCCTGCAAGTTCGTCCCTCGTGCGACGCGATCTATCCCTCCGCGCTCGAACCGTGGTCGGAGTATCTCAGCGGCACGCAGGGTGTTCCGCGCGACGACCGCTCCGACCCGCTCGCCGAGTGGATCGCCGCCTGCCACGCGCGGGGCATCGAACTCCATGCGTGGTTCAATCCCTTCCGCGCCCGCCACTTCAAGGCCACCAGCCCCAACGCCGCATCGCACGTGAGCAACGTGCATCCGCGCCTCGTCAAGACCTATGGCACACGCCCGGACAACACCTACCAGTGGCTCGACCCGGGCGACCCCGCGGCACGCCTGCACACGCTCGACGTCGTCCTCGACGTCGTGAATCGATACGACATCGATGCCGTCCACATGGACGACTACTTCTATCCGTACCCGATCGACAAACTCGAGTTCCCCGATGAGGCGAGTTACGCAACATATCGAAAGTCCGGCGGCACGCTCGCGCGTGACGAGTGGCGACGGAACAACATCAACACCTTTGTCCAGACGCTCGCCGAGCGCGTCCATGCCGCCAAGCCGGGCGTGCGCGTCGGCATCAGCCCCTTCGGCATCTGGAAGCCCGGGCACCCCAAGGGCGTCGAAGGGATGGACCAGACCGCGAGGATCTTCGCCGATCCGAAACTCTGGCTCAATGAAGGTTGGGTGGACTATCTCGCCCCGCAACTCTACTGGACGCTCGACGCCCCCAAGCAGCCCTACGCGCCGCTGCTCTCGTGGTGGATCGGCGAGAACTCCAAGGGGCGCCACGTGTTCGTGGGCAACAACGCCAGCCGGGTCGCCCCCGTCGGCACCTCGGGCTCATGGCGTACCGACGAGATCCTGAATCAGGTCGCCGAGACCCGGCGCCAGAATGCCGCGGGGAACATCCTCTACAGCGCGATCGCGCTCGTGGAAGATCGCGACTCGCTCGCGACAAAGTTGCGAGCCGGGCACTACGCAAAACCCGCGCTCGCACCCCAGGCGACGTGGCTTGCGCGGCCGCCGGTGGAGCCGAGGCTGACCGTCAAACTCACCGGCGCCTCGCCACTGATCTCCTGGGCGCCTGGTGACACGACGCCCGTGCGCCGATGGGTGGTGCTCGTCGAGCGGAACGGGCAGTGGGAACTCTCGATCAAGCCGCCGACGGTCTCGTTCGCGTCGGACTACGACCTCTTTCCGCTCGTGGCGGGGGCGTCGGGCACGCGGCCCGCCCCCGCGACGCCGCCGACGCGGCTCGCCGTGATCCAGGTCGGGCCCGCCGGTGTGCTCGGGTCGCCCGCCGTGGTGGATGTGCCGCCAAGATCCAACGGGCGGTCTCAGGTTTCGCCCGCATCTGCCCCATGA